The following coding sequences are from one Streptococcus mitis window:
- a CDS encoding GNAT family N-acetyltransferase gives MYFRLENEKSQKAQEIGNLIRAYNRSKREEAESEPLNLYVEDEKGNLLAGLIAETFGNWLEIEYLFVKEELRGQGIGSKLLQQAESEAKNRNCRFAFVNTYQFQAPDFYQKHGYKEVFRLQDYPYTGKRFYYQKDL, from the coding sequence ATGTACTTTAGATTGGAAAATGAGAAATCCCAGAAAGCACAAGAAATTGGGAATTTGATTCGTGCTTATAACCGTTCCAAAAGAGAAGAGGCTGAAAGTGAGCCATTGAATCTTTATGTAGAAGATGAAAAGGGTAATCTCCTTGCAGGTTTGATAGCAGAGACTTTTGGAAATTGGCTAGAAATCGAGTATTTGTTTGTAAAAGAGGAATTGCGAGGGCAAGGAATTGGTTCAAAACTATTGCAACAGGCTGAAAGTGAAGCTAAGAATCGAAACTGTCGTTTTGCATTTGTCAATACTTATCAGTTTCAGGCACCTGATTTTTATCAGAAACATGGATACAAGGAAGTTTTTAGGTTACAAGACTATCCTTACACAGGGAAAAGATTTTATTACCAAAAGGATTTGTAA